TATCCAGAAGTGAAAAGATTCTCTCCACAGCTTGTTGCTGTGATTTGCTGGTCGCTACTTTTATATCTTGAATACTTGGATTGAGTGTTTGCATGGAGACAGTGCTTTCTAAGTTGTATCGTAGTATTGGTCCGTCGCTTAAAGTAATAGCTTCACTAACTCTATACACTCATATTTTCAGTAAATTTTTGAGGGAAATTCCTCAAAACCAAGCGCAGTCGCTGGCATATTACTTTCATTAATTTTATTTGTTGTAACCCGCAATATAGGAAAATCCATAATTCATTTATTGCTGTGAGTGGATGTCTCATCTCATCACTCCCAATCAACCACGTCTGACTTCGCATACAAAAAGCGAATACAAAATGATCTGTCATAGTTAGAAATATACCTTGTTAATGAGATCGATTCGTTCTCTGTATTCTCAACCACAGGTTCTAAAAGAGAACAATAGGACTGAGAGCCTCTAGCCAATTGCTGTGAATGAATCCACGTTTTTCCAGTCTGAGAAAGTTCAAAGAATATATCAGTAGTTTTCAATGATTTTCTTCCGTTATAGCAATACAAGATCGAACTGAACCCACTTAAACCACAACTTGACGTCTTTGACTTTACCTTCTTATAATCTCTCAGATTTCAACAAATCCCTTTTGGAACGAATAAGATAAAGATGCTGAATCAGCAGGGTCAAACCGATATAGTCATGCAGGAAGCACGTCTATTGTCCCAGCCGGAGGAATTCAGTAATTAGCACTCCCTCAGAGAGTACGAACCAAACCGACCGAAGCAGTGGTACTAACCCACGCTTGAACTGGCTCAATTTTTTTGCGGCTGATGTTGGTGATGGCATTGGCCCCTTCATGGCCACATATCTGATTACGACATCTCACTGGAATGAGGCATCAATCGGAGTATTTCTGCTCACTCTCAATCTGGCGACCGTTATCGCACAAACACCTTCCGGATGGCTGATCGACAATACGCGTTATAAGCGCTATCTCACAGCAGGCGCAGCATTGACGATTGCCATTTGTGTCTTAGTCCCTGCCTTTGCATCGGAAATGGCCCCGGTATTGATATCAGCGGCGATTCTAGGCTTAGCAGCAGCAGTCATACCTCCGGCAATCGCAGCGATCACACTGGGAATTGTAGGCCCCTCCGGACTCACAAAACAGACTGGCTCAAACCAGGCATTCAACCACGCCGGTAATCTCGTATCAGCCGTGGCAATTGGATTAGTTGGTACCTATGTCGTATCTTGGGGTGTCTCACCCATCGTCGCATTTCTGGCATGTAGTGCAGCAATAATCGCTTTAATGATTCCTGAAAAGTCGATTGATCATACCATAGCCCGCGGTGGAGTTTCGAAAATTGAAAAGAATAATCAATCAGAATCAGAGCGAAGTGCCTTAGCATTGGTTTTTACAAATCGATCTCTTTTGATCTTTATGGTTTGTGTGGGAATGTTCCATCTCTCGAACGCAGCCATGCTTCCCCTTGCCGGGCAAAAGCTCGCGTTGGAACACAAAGAACTTTCCACACTCTATATATCCATCTGCGTTGTCATTGCTCAAATCGTCATGATTGGTATTGCCGTGCTTGTCGGCCTACGATGCGATCAGTGGGGGCGTAAACGTTTTCTACTCGTTGGCTTTGCCGTACTTCCTCTACGTGGATTGCTGTTTTCTCAAACCGAAAACCCATATCTCATCATGTCTGGACAGATTTTAGATGGCATCGGAGCTGGAATATACGGAGTCATTGTGATCCTTGTTGTCGCCGACCTGACGCGAGGCACAGGCGTATTCAACTTTGCAACAGGGGTCGTGATCACAATTCAAGGACTGGGTGCCTCCTTTGGCTCGTTTCTTGGGGAATGGTGGGCTGGAGAATATGGCTACAGTTCGTCATACGCACTCTTAACAGCACTAGGAGTAATCGCCTTGTTGATTCTAGCGGTATTAATGCCGGAAACTCATCCTGATAAAGTTAAACCTTCGCGATTCAATTCTGGTAGGAGTCGGTCCACAACATGACCACTTTTGTTGTCATCGTCTACATTATTGTCTATCTCAGTATGCTCTTGGGTGGTATTCCTGGGTTACGTGTCGACAGAACCGGTGCTGCGTTGCTGGGTGCTATTGCCCTCTTAGCTGTTGGAAATATTAGCGAACAAAACGCATTGGCCTCAATTGATGTCCCTACCCTCGCACTCCTGTTCGGATTGATGGTTGTCTCGGCACAATTTCAGCTGGGAGGATTCTACGGTATCGCAACAAAAAGAGTCGTTGCACAAGACATGTCTCCCCCGGCGCTCCTGGCTGTTGTGATTTCTCTTACAGGAGCCTTCAGTGCCCTACTCACAAACGATGTCGTTTGCCTGGCAGTCGCTCCGCTACTATCACACCTCTGTATTGAAAAAAAATTGAACCCGGTCCCCTATTTGCTCGCCTTGGCATGTGCGGCTAATATCGGCAGTGCAACCACGCTTATTGGTAATCCACAGAACATTCTCATCGGTGAAGCATTAAAAGTGCCATTCAATGGATACCTGCTTATCGCACTGCCTCCCTGCCTACTCGGGCTGCTCATCGTTTGGGGAATCATCGTATCTCTATACCGCGGTAAGTGGCATTTCGAGACAGAAGCAAGTTTAGAAAACACGGAGATTGAGTTTGATCGTTGGCAGACCTTCAAAGGAATTCTTGTTTTAACACTATTAATCGCATGTTTTATATTCACAGCATGGCCGCGCGAATTACTGGCATTGGGTGCGGCGGGAATATTAATGCTCAGCCGAAAATTCCATTCCCGGAAGATCATGGGGCTGGTCGACTGGTCTCTGTTGGTGCTATTTATCAGCCTGTTTATTGTGAATAAAGCGTTTCAACTTACCGGCGGTATGGACTGGCTCGTCGCTCAGACCAAGTCCGCCGGCATCCCACTTGACCAACCGGCGCCGCTGTTTATCTCAACAGTGATTCTGGGAAATCTGGTTTCCAATGTGCCAGCCATCATGCTCTTGTTACCCATTGTCAAGGGAAGCGATGTGGGCCCGTTGCTGGCTCTCAGTAGTTCCCTTGCCGGTAATCTAATCATTGTAGGCAGTGTCGCCAACATCATTGTGGTTGAATCAGCAAGACAAGCTGGTATTAAAATCGACTTCAAGACGCATGCCCGCGTCGGTATTCCAGTAACTCTGGTAACTCTTTCGGTAACAGGTGCCTGGCTTTGGCTGGTTAGTTTATTCAGCTGACTAAGTCATTTTTCTGATCGGAAGGACTCCCCAAAGTCGTTTCTCACGCAGATACAAACCTAACCAGATAAGCACACCAATCGCGACTTGAATCATGAATGGATCACCTACGCGCCAATGAGTGCAGATCGCTCCGCCCATGTATCCAGTCAATAATATGGCACCAAGCACGGCCGTCCATGGAATCAAATAGAGCAGCACACAAAAAATTTCAAGAATGGCAAGCGGCAAGATCATCGACTCCGGCAATCCGAGTTTCTCCATCCCTTCAGCAAACTCGGGTCCCCCTTTGAGTTTCATCATTGCGCTCATTCCAAAAGCAAGTGCAACGAGAACCGAAACCACACGCCCGATCCAAATCATCACAGTCTGCGCAGTCGATGTCGGCTTTACTTCACTTTGATTCATTTTTGATTCCTTTGAAAAACTTTATCGAAGTGTAACTCGCACTCTTTTGAATCGTTATATTTTTTATAACTCACAGAGTCAACTCGAAAGGTTCTTCGATTTTCAAAGTTAACTATCACAGGGATACTCCGTTCCTGGTCAGGTATACCCAACTAAGCGAAATTCCTTCAACTTGTTTCTGCAATGACTTCATCAGTAATATATGCAACCTTTTCCGTCATTGGATCAAAGGGGACCGAAACATGTTCATGCACAACGCGCCACTCCCCTTCTGTTCTCTGGTAGCCGATCGTTATTCGCAACCAGGTCTGGCCAACC
The Gimesia aquarii DNA segment above includes these coding regions:
- a CDS encoding MFS transporter, which codes for MNWLNFFAADVGDGIGPFMATYLITTSHWNEASIGVFLLTLNLATVIAQTPSGWLIDNTRYKRYLTAGAALTIAICVLVPAFASEMAPVLISAAILGLAAAVIPPAIAAITLGIVGPSGLTKQTGSNQAFNHAGNLVSAVAIGLVGTYVVSWGVSPIVAFLACSAAIIALMIPEKSIDHTIARGGVSKIEKNNQSESERSALALVFTNRSLLIFMVCVGMFHLSNAAMLPLAGQKLALEHKELSTLYISICVVIAQIVMIGIAVLVGLRCDQWGRKRFLLVGFAVLPLRGLLFSQTENPYLIMSGQILDGIGAGIYGVIVILVVADLTRGTGVFNFATGVVITIQGLGASFGSFLGEWWAGEYGYSSSYALLTALGVIALLILAVLMPETHPDKVKPSRFNSGRSRSTT
- a CDS encoding anion transporter, producing MTTFVVIVYIIVYLSMLLGGIPGLRVDRTGAALLGAIALLAVGNISEQNALASIDVPTLALLFGLMVVSAQFQLGGFYGIATKRVVAQDMSPPALLAVVISLTGAFSALLTNDVVCLAVAPLLSHLCIEKKLNPVPYLLALACAANIGSATTLIGNPQNILIGEALKVPFNGYLLIALPPCLLGLLIVWGIIVSLYRGKWHFETEASLENTEIEFDRWQTFKGILVLTLLIACFIFTAWPRELLALGAAGILMLSRKFHSRKIMGLVDWSLLVLFISLFIVNKAFQLTGGMDWLVAQTKSAGIPLDQPAPLFISTVILGNLVSNVPAIMLLLPIVKGSDVGPLLALSSSLAGNLIIVGSVANIIVVESARQAGIKIDFKTHARVGIPVTLVTLSVTGAWLWLVSLFS
- a CDS encoding DoxX family protein, translated to MNQSEVKPTSTAQTVMIWIGRVVSVLVALAFGMSAMMKLKGGPEFAEGMEKLGLPESMILPLAILEIFCVLLYLIPWTAVLGAILLTGYMGGAICTHWRVGDPFMIQVAIGVLIWLGLYLREKRLWGVLPIRKMT